The Pyrenophora tritici-repentis strain M4 chromosome 10, whole genome shotgun sequence genome contains a region encoding:
- a CDS encoding DUF3431 domain containing protein, whose translation MTAIIGCYSALTLRRSYTSWYQLCCFLLAILCVSGNDIYDVIWSRPRGYKDTHEGYSLVADSSALPSDSREEPNLVDLQTRGDFESQGLRSSMSSVVLIILWTAFVSFNFGQRQYPRAEPLLDLKYQTINPLEVVISMYKERTEEVATLISNLESMPQMADAHVTIYLKDSEADEQKIKQETNAQEVIKLPNVGREAETYLNHIVSRWDSLAERTVFLQADVHNPREFYPFFEQYFRTNQTGFLNLGWVGKICNADNCGDRYGWQDETSLFPEIQSRIDHSTRDRFLLSYKGQFVVSAARIRGIDKAIYDDLRQLLVDENSWAHNEPYLQGRQDSMSQPFFGYTMERIWNLLFQCSDMDIAWRCPTLLSGRRPGGSIADCQCFDTRLMDDA comes from the coding sequence ATGACAGCTATCATCGGCTGCTATTCGGCACTGACGTTACGTCGCTCATACACCAGTTGGTACCAGTTGTGTTGTTTTCTACTCGCAATCTTGTGCGTCAGTGGCAACGACATATACGACGTTATCTGGAGCCGACCTAGGGGCTACAAGGACACCCACGAGGGCTACAGTCTTGTCGCAGACTCTTCTGCGTTACCATCAGATAGCAGGGAAGAGCCAAACCTCGTGGACTTGCAAACACGAGGAGATTTCGAAAGTCAAGGACTTCGTTCGTCCATGAGCAGCGTAGTCTTGATCATACTTTGGACAGCATTTGTAAGCTTCAACTTCGGGCAACGACAATATCCTCGAGCAGAACCCCTGCTTGATCTGAAATATCAGACTATTAATCCGCTGGAGGTGGTAATCAGCATGTACAAGGAACGAACGGAAGAAGTCGCAACGCTCATATCGAACTTGGAGAGCATGCCTCAAATGGCTGACGCTCATGTTACCATCTATCTGAAGGATTCCGAGGCTGATGAACAAAAGATTAAGCAAGAAACAAATGCGCAGGAAGTCATCAAGCTTCCAAACGTAGGACGAGAAGCCGAAACGTATCTCAACCACATCGTCAGTCGATGGGACAGCCTAGCAGAACGCACCGTGTTTCTCCAAGCCGACGTACATAACCCACGCGAGTTCTACCCGTTCTTCGAACAATATTTCCGCACAAACCAAACAGGCTTTCTCAACTTAGGTTGGGTAGGCAAGATATGCAACGCCGACAATTGCGGTGATAGATATGGCTGGCAGGACGAGACATCCCTGTTTCCGGAGATCCAGTCGCGGATAGACCATTCCACGCGCGATCGATTCCTCCTCAGCTACAAAGGTCAATTCGTCGTTAGCGCCGCACGCATACGAGGCATCGATAAAGCCATCTACGACGATCTTCGGCAGCTCCTCGTCGACGAGAACAGTTGGGCACACAACGAGCCCTATCTACAAGGCCGACAAGACTCGATGAGCCAGCCATTCTTTGGGTATACAATGGAAAGGATATGGAACTTGCTGTTTCAGTGCTCAGACATGGATATCGCTTGGAGATGCCCAACCCTGCTGAGCGGACGCAGGCCTGGTGGCAGCATTGCGGACTGCCAGTGTTTTGATACGCGGCTGATGGATGATGCCTGA
- a CDS encoding Glyco-hydro-61 domain containing protein gives MRFLSIAVAVLPALVSAHTIAQRVRVNGQDFGQGNGIRVAPSNNPITNVNDGNLACNANPSSSSKVIDIKPGDKVGVMWGHVVGGAQFANDPDHPIAKSHKGPAIFYMAKVSNAATVSPSGLAWFKVSEDGLDSSGNWGVDRMLNNGGWTEMTMPSCVAPGQYLLRAEMIALHSASTTGGAQFYVGCAQINVSGSGSKAGNTVGFPGAYSANDPGIKLSIYNAQGQPKGNGTPYQIPGPAKLQC, from the exons ATGAGGTTCCTTTCCATCGCTGTAGCTGTTCTACCCGCACTGGTCTCAGCCCATACCATTGCCCAACGTGTTCGAGTCAACGGTCAAGACTTTGGTCAAGGCAACGGTATTCGCGTTGCTCCGTCCAACAACCCCATCACCAACGTAAACGACGGAAACCTTGCCTGCAATGCGAACCCCTCCTCCTCTAGCAAGGTCATTGATATAAAGCCCGGAGACAAGGTCGGTGTCATGTGGGGTCACGTCGTTGGCGGAGCACA ATTCGCAAACGACCCAGATCACCCGATTGCCAAATCTCACAAGGGTCCCGCCATCTTCTACATGGCCAAGGTCTCCAACGCAGCCACTGTCTCCCCATCTGGCCTGGCCTGGTTCAAAGTCTCTGAAGATGGTCTCGATAGCTCTGGCAACTGGGGTGTTGACCGTATGCTCAACAACGGAGGATGGACTGAGATGACAATGCCTTCTTGCGTCGCTCCTGGACAATATCTTCTCCGTGCTGAGATGATTGCTCTGCACAGTGCTAGCACGACTGGTGGTGCACAATTCTATGTG GGATGCGCACAAATCAACGTTTCAGGCTCTGGTTCGAAGGCAGGAAATACAGTCGGCTTTCCGGGTGCTTACAGCGCAAATGATCCTGGTATCAAACTTAGCATCTACAATGCTCAAGGTCAGCCCAAGGGCAACGGTACGCCGTACCAAATTCCCGGACCTGCAAAGTTGCAGTGCTAG
- a CDS encoding Qor, NADPH:quinone reductase and related Zn-dependent oxidoreductase: MASTTRPESNTSLIYTKPSSQPHLTHTSVPTPKPNEVLVKVKAAAINPVDIQLWGNPVIGWLAGNKEKGIGRDYSGEIVAIGSDVKGTGNWDIGDEVFGLCNRPMAEGTFTHYLSINPGTEPIAKKPTTLTHQEAAAIPLVLLTAFAILDWLPAPSRSPNPEQRRVIVSGASGGVGMWCVQLAKKMYGCHVIGICSGRNADFVRELGADEVIDYGTQDVPQSLLSKRPDGKKYDLYIDCVGGTDMFAHWTELLHTSGAYITIVGDKTSRTAMGGPLTYFTYPSQVLRHVRGWLLGPRYANVILYQKSELLEQVRRLAEEGEVKVVVQDVVKGILEEERHKEAWESIKAYMEGGRVRGKIVVDV; this comes from the exons ATGGCATCCACAACCCGCCCCGAGTCAAATACTTCCCTTATCTACACGAAACCCTCCAGTCAACCGCATCTAACACACACCTCCGTTCCAACACCTAAACCAAATGAAGTTCTTGTGAAGGTCAAAGCTGCGGCCATCAACCCGGTGGACATTCAACTGTGGGGCAACCCTGTAATCGGCTGGCTTGCCGGAAACAAAGAGAAGGGCATAGGAAGAGACTACTCTGGCGAGATAGTTGCCATTGGTTCTGACGTGAAAGGGACTGGGAACTGGGACATTGGAGATGAAGTTTTCGGACTATGTAATCGACCG ATGGCCGAAGGAACATTCACGCACTACCTCTCTATAAACCCCGGCACAGAACCCATAGCAAAGAAACCGACAACCTTGACTCATCAAGAAGCTGCAGCCATCCCCCTCGTCCTTCTCACGGCCTTTGCAATTCTTGACTGGCTGCCCGCGCCATCCCGCTCCCCGAACCCAGAGCAGCGCCGCGTCATCGTCTCAGGCGCAAGCGGCGGCGTGGGAATGTGGTGCGTACAGCTCGCAAAGAAAATGTATGGATGCCATGTCATCGGCATCTGCTCTGGTCGCAACGCGGATTTTGTGCGAGAACTGGGTGCGGATGAAGTCATCGACTATGGCACCCAAGATGTACCTCAATCACTGTTGTCGAAAAGACCGGACGGGAAAAAGTACGATTTGTACATTGATTGCGTGGGTGGGACGGACATGTTTGCGCATTGGACGGAGCTGTTGCATACGTCGGGCGCGTATATTACAATCGTGGGGGATAAGACATCGAGGACGGCTATGGGTGGGCCGTTGACGTACTTCACATACCCCTCACAGGTGTTGAGACATGTTCGTGGGTGGCTTTTGGGGCCGCGGTATGCAAATGTTATTCTGTACCAAAAGAGCGAGCTGTTGGAACAGGTGAGACGGCTGGCGGAGGAGGGCGAGGTAAAGGTGGTGGTGCAGGATGTTGTCAAGGGTATTTTGGAAGAGGAGAGGCACAAAGAGGCGTGGGAGAGCATCAAGGCGTATATGGAGGGTGGGAGAGTTAGGGGGAAGATTGTTGTAGATGTATGA
- a CDS encoding AraJ, Arabinose efflux permease — MSQPSSPGLYQHPTGSEIIDLAAAEGHDANIPNRLGSIHPVPSHTSGTSRRIYEKQNTIDTDVEKGQPDSVSCTDQDEREDELQNDPNIVDFDGPNDPEDPINWKASKKWSMVAIVSAITFLVPLASSQFVSGVPQIMREFHSTSGMLKGFMVSVYVLGFSFGPLIIAPLSEMYGRLPLYHSCSFLFIMFTVAAALATNMAQFVVFRFLMGCFGGAPMVLGGGTIADLIPREQRGTAMAFWMMGPTIGPCVGPIIGGFLTVAKGWRWNFWFVAIVGAACVIASFVFMSETSAIIILQRKVNRLKAETGNTKLRSKLDTGRTSRELFKYSIIRPSKMLFRSTICFAISLYVAITYAFLYIMFTTFTSVFTNQYGWTGGIVGLSFLGLGIGSFIGQVTYIHYGNKVVHKHMARGDFCPEHRLYMMCIGGVFIPISLFIYAWSVQYQVHYIVPIIATGIFGFGLLMTFMPATTYLVDVFTVYAASAMAACTVMRSLAAAFIPLSSEDMYAQLGYGWGNTMLGLIAVALVPIPFLFIRYGGMIRARSTVKL; from the exons ATGTCACAACCGTCGTCACCAGGACTGTATCAACACCCTACCGGAAGCGAGATTATAGATCTCGCAGCAGCCGAAGGTCATGATGCAAATATTCCCAACAGACTTGGCTCAATCCATCCAGTGCCGAGTCATACCTCAGGGACCTCGCGGCGGATATATGAGAAGCAGAACACCATTGATACAGATGTTGAGAAAGGCCAACCCGACTCAGTATCGTGCACAGACCAAGACGAGCGAGAGGATGAATTACAAAACGATCCTAACATCGTCGACTTTGACGGCCCCAACGACCCAGAAGACCCAATTAATTGGAAAGCGTCGAAGAAATGGAGTATGGTAGCTATCGTATCGGCCATCACCTTCCTAGTCCCACTCGCAAGCTCACAATTTGTGTCTGGTGTCCCACAAATCATGCGCGAGTTTCACTCAACAAGTGGGATGCTCAAGGGTTTTATGGTGTCGGTCTATGTGCTTGGATTTTCGTTTGGGCCCTTGATCATTGCACCGCTGTCCGAGATGTATGGGAGGTTACCGTTGTATCACAGTTGCAGCTTTTTATTCATCATGTTCACCGTTGCGGCGGCCTTGGCTACTAATATGGCCCAATTCGTTGTATTCCGGTTTTTGATGGGGTGCTTTGGTGGAGCACCAATGGTGCTTGGAGGAGGAACTATCGCGGACCTGATACCCAGGGAGCAGCGTGGTACTGCGATGGCTTTTTGGATGATGGGACCAA CTATTGGACCTTGCGTTGGACCGATCATCGGAGGCTTCCTTACTGTCGCTAAGGGCTGGAG ATGGAATTTCTGGTTCGTTGCCATAGTG GGTGCTGCATGTGTCATTGCGTCGTTCGTATTCATGAGCGAAACCTCTGccatcatcatcctccaGCGTAAAGTGAACCGCCTCAAAGCCGAGACAGGTAACACTAAGCTACGCTCCAAACTTGATACTGGCCGAACCTCGCGCGAACTATTCAAATACTCGATTATTCGGCCATCCAAGATGTTGTTCCGCTCAACAATCTGCTTCGCAATCTCGCTTTATGTTGCCATCACATATGCCTTCCTCTACATCATGTTCACGACCTTCACCAGCGTCTTCACCAACCAATACGGCTGGACGGGTGGAATAGTCGGTCTCTCATTTCTAGGACTAGGCATTGGCTCCTTTATCGGTCAAGTCACATACATCCACTACGGCAACAAGGTTGTACACAAGCATATGGCGCGCGGAGACTTCTGCCCTGAACATCGACTGTATATGATGTGCATTGGAGGTGTGTTCATCCCCATCAGTCTCTTCATATACGCCTGGAGTGTACAATACCAGGTGCACTACATTGTACCAATCATCGCAACGGGTATCTTTGGGTTTGGTCTCTTGATGACATTTATGCCCGCGACGACATATCTCGTAGACGTGTTCACGGTTTATGCGGCGAGCGCCATGGCGGCGTGCACGGTGATGCGCAGTCTTGCGGCTGCGTTCATCCCATTAAGTAGCGAGGACATGTATGCGCAGTTGGGATACGGGTGGGGCAATACCATGTTGGGTCTTATTGCTGTGGCCTTGGTTCCGATACCGTTCTTGTTCATTCGGTACGGGGGCATGATTCGGGCGAGGAGTACAGTAAAACTTTGA
- a CDS encoding PnbA, Carboxylesterase type B, which yields MKIPSALTCGLQTLSLAILFGEVAVVGGTPLPSKPARQIVDATANLQAATVKGFADTHGNSVFLGIPFAETTGGENRWKAPIAKKFKKGQVVDATKYGATCPQAISGTTFSQQNEDCLNLNIWVPSSTSKCPRAPPPPPNPPNHPNPPAGPGAPNDAGLPVFVYMYGGAMVTGSSSNPQYVGTNFANKGIIFVSFNTRESLWAYPNSAELAGGAGSQNFGILDVDMALQWVRDNIAQFGGNPNHVVFGGHSSGSVQVDHYLWNHPDTWLVGAVEMAANAKSGPAVGPVNQALDLVAKEVGCPTGKGQLACMRKVDVYAFQTTAFNATLNTYFTPVIDEKTRYRDYAARFKAGKYASHVPLLTGNSDKEGALFGLVYGSENTDFDTWINTFDADVANVPDDVLKAAYSVSDYSSVSAMSGAQYGDARFFCPVDYLLNMRSTKQNTWIYRFFAPYANVLPLPVDHPTHGAEIPFFFGGNEVFAGLSDVTAEEQALADYQNDWFVSWIKNPTAGPGWDKATPSSGPIGKLGVPGNELTVEVGNTADFNAKCKKVYEPYLPAYPVIQNVPGAVNADQGVIGN from the exons ATGAAGATCCCGTCAGCTCTCACATGCGGCTTACAGACCCTTTCACTAGCCATCCTCTTCGGGGAGGTGGCTGTCGTGGGCGGGACACCCCTGCCTTCGAAACCTGCTAGGCAGATAGTCGATGCTACGGCAAATCTCCAAGCTGCCACTGTCAAGGGCTTCGCCGATACACATGGGAATTCCGTCTTCCTCGGAATCCCATTCGCGGAGACTACTGGTGGTGAGAACAG ATGGAAAGCTCCGATTGCCAAAAAGTTCAAAAAGGGACAAGTCGTTGACGCGACAAAATACGGTGCAACATGCCCACAAGCAATCTCGGGTACCACATTTTCGCAGCAGAACGAAGACTGCTTGAACCTCAACATTTGGGTCCCATCTTCAACCAGCAAGTGCCCACGGGCGCCACCGCCCCCTCCAAACCCCCCAAACCATCCTAATCCTCCAGCAGGTCCGGGTGCACCGAACGATGCTGGACTTCCAGTTTTCGTGTACATGTACGGCGGTGCCATGGTGACTGGTTCGAGCAGCAACCCCCAGTACGTAGGCACAAACTTTGCCAACAAGGGTATCATCTTTGTCAGCTTCAATACACGTGAAAGCTTGTGGGCGTACCCCAACTCTGCCGAGCTTGCTGGTGGAGCAGGATCGCAAAACTTTGGTATCCTCGATGTCGACATGGCCCTGCAATGGGTCCGTGACAACATCGCCCAGTTCGGCGGTAACCCTAACCATGTCGTTTTTGGAGGCCACTCCTCCGGATCCGTTCAGGTTGATCATTACCTGTGGAACCACCCTGACACATGGCTCGTCGGTGCTGTCGAGATGGCCGCGAACGCAAAGTCTGGTCCGGCTGTCGGTCCAGTCAACCAGGCGCTCGACCTCGTCGCTAAGGAAGTTGGCTGCCCAACTGGCAAAGGCCAACTGGCGTGCATGCGCAAGGTTGACGTCTATGCTTTCCAAACCACTGCCTTCAATGCCACCCTCAACACGTACTTTACACCTGTCATTGATGAGAAGACGCGTTACAGGGACTACGCCGCGCGCTTCAAGGCCGGCAAGTACGCCTCACACGTTCCTCTCCTGACGGGTAACTCCGACAAGGAGGGTGCCTTGTTTGGCCTGGTTTATGGTAGCGAGAACACTGACTTCGACACCTGGATCAACACCTTCGACGCCGATGTTGCCAATGTCCCAGATGATGTTCTCAAGGCTGCGTACAGCGTCTCCGACTACTCCAGCGTCTCTGCCATGAGCGGTGCCCAGTACGGCGATGCACGCTTCTTCTGCCCTGTTGACTATCTCCTCAACATGCGCAGCACGAAGCAGAACACTTGGATCTACCGCTTCTTCGCCCCCTACGCCAATGTCCTGCCCCTTCCTGTGGACCATCCCACCCACGGTGCCGAGATTCCATTCTTTTTCGGTGGTAACGAGGTCTTTGCAGGACTTTCCGATGTGACAGCCGAGGAGCAGGCGCTGGCTGACTACCAGAACGACTGGTTTGTATCCTGGATCAAGAACCCCACCGCGGGTCCTGGGTGGGATAAGGCCACGCCCAGCAGCGGTCCAATAGGTAAGCTGGGCGTTCCTGGCAACGAACTCACTGTCGAGGTTGGCAACACGGCAGACTTCAACGCCAAGTGCAAGAAGGTGTATGAGCCGTACCTACCGGCGTACCCTGTCATTCAGAATGTGCCTGGTGCTGTGAACGCTGACCAAGGCGTCATCGGCAACTAG